In a single window of the Rhodoferax saidenbachensis genome:
- the hutI gene encoding imidazolonepropionase, producing MQSAQAATHLIANLPSANGVWTHLHPMPGALADGDMPAGEVSLVVEQGLIRWIGAGDAVPAAYAALPRFDGGGALLTPGLVDCHTHLVYGGQRANEFAMRLADASYEEVAKAGGGIVSSVRATREDDEDTLFASAARRLEELLAEGVCAIEIKSGYGLALEHERKQLRVARRLGEAYGVTVRTTFLGAHALPPEYAGRSQDYIDVVCNEMLPALAAEGLVDAVDVFCERIGFSLAETEQVFKAAKALGLPVKLHAEQLSDMGGSALAARYGALSCDHIEHLSAEGIATMKAAGTVAVLLPGAYYTLRDTHLPPIQALRDAGVPMAVSTDHNPGTSPALSLLLMANMACTLFRLTVPEALVGITRNAALALGLQDTHGTIGVGRPANFVLWGVQEASELAYWFGQRPVRTVVRQGRVAV from the coding sequence ATGCAGTCTGCGCAAGCAGCTACGCATTTGATAGCAAATTTACCTAGCGCCAACGGTGTCTGGACGCATCTGCACCCCATGCCCGGTGCACTGGCCGATGGCGACATGCCTGCGGGTGAAGTCAGCCTGGTGGTGGAGCAGGGCCTCATTCGCTGGATCGGTGCAGGCGATGCCGTACCCGCCGCCTATGCTGCCTTGCCACGCTTTGACGGTGGCGGTGCGCTGCTCACGCCCGGCCTGGTCGACTGCCACACCCACTTGGTCTACGGCGGCCAGCGCGCCAATGAGTTTGCGATGCGGCTGGCCGATGCCAGCTACGAAGAGGTGGCCAAAGCAGGCGGAGGCATTGTCTCCAGCGTGCGCGCCACGCGTGAGGACGATGAAGACACGCTGTTCGCATCGGCCGCCCGTCGGCTCGAAGAGCTGCTGGCCGAGGGCGTCTGCGCGATAGAGATCAAATCCGGCTACGGCCTGGCACTCGAACACGAACGCAAGCAGTTGCGCGTGGCACGCCGCCTGGGCGAGGCCTATGGCGTCACCGTGCGCACCACCTTTCTAGGCGCGCATGCATTGCCGCCCGAATACGCAGGCCGCAGCCAGGACTACATCGATGTGGTCTGCAACGAGATGCTGCCAGCACTCGCCGCCGAGGGTCTGGTGGATGCAGTTGATGTGTTCTGCGAACGCATAGGCTTCTCGCTGGCCGAGACCGAACAAGTTTTCAAAGCGGCGAAGGCTTTGGGTTTGCCAGTCAAGTTGCATGCCGAACAACTCTCGGACATGGGCGGTTCGGCGCTGGCCGCACGTTATGGCGCGCTGTCGTGCGACCACATCGAACACTTGAGCGCGGAGGGCATTGCCACCATGAAGGCCGCGGGCACGGTGGCCGTGTTGCTGCCCGGCGCCTACTACACGCTGCGCGACACCCACCTGCCACCGATCCAGGCGCTGCGCGATGCCGGTGTGCCGATGGCGGTGAGCACTGACCACAACCCTGGCACCTCACCGGCCTTGAGTTTGCTGCTGATGGCGAACATGGCTTGCACGTTGTTCCGTCTGACGGTGCCGGAGGCGCTGGTCGGTATCACGCGCAACGCGGCGTTGGCGTTGGGGTTGCAGGACACCCATGGCACGATTGGTGTTGGGCGGCCGGCCAACTTTGTGTTGTGGGGTGTGCAGGAGGCTTCGGAGTTGGCTTATTGGTTTGGGCAGCGGCCGGTGAGGACGGTGGTGCGGCAGGGTAGGGTGGCGGTGTGA
- a CDS encoding formimidoylglutamate deiminase, producing MNKTLFAQDALLPTGWAKNVLLQWNAQGQLTQVQTNSTPDSTAQKAIGPIIPGTPNLHSHAFQRAFGGLTEYRGQSLDGGQDSFWSWRTLMYRFAQRITPAQLEAIATWLYIEMLEAGYTSVCEFHYVHHDQSGQPYADDATLAQCLLRAAQKTGMGLTLLPVLYQTSGFGATPPSEGQRRFIRSTDNMLRLLERLKPLCEAQGARLGLAPHSLRAVPPDGLRDALAGLNTIDATAPVHIHIAEQTGEVDACVAWSGQRPVEWLLNHAEVNARWCLVHATHMNEAEYQRAAQSGAVAGICPSTEANLGDGIFDMPRWLSNGGAWGVGSDSHATVNAAEELMLLEYGQRLHLRQRNVLATPQQSQVATAMTLQVLQGGAQAAGRTIAGLTVGQQADFVALDAQHIALAGLSAPEMLSAHVFASHRTSALDGVWVAGQQQVQAGRHALHDEAAQAFVQARRRLLVE from the coding sequence ATGAATAAAACACTATTCGCCCAGGACGCTTTGTTACCCACCGGCTGGGCCAAAAACGTCCTGCTGCAATGGAACGCGCAGGGTCAACTCACCCAAGTGCAAACCAACAGCACCCCCGACAGCACGGCGCAAAAGGCAATAGGGCCAATCATCCCCGGCACTCCCAACCTCCACTCCCACGCCTTCCAACGCGCCTTCGGCGGCCTCACCGAATACCGCGGTCAAAGCCTGGATGGAGGGCAAGACAGCTTCTGGAGCTGGCGCACGCTGATGTATCGCTTCGCGCAGCGCATCACGCCCGCACAGCTGGAGGCCATCGCCACCTGGCTCTACATCGAGATGCTGGAGGCGGGTTACACCTCTGTCTGCGAATTCCACTACGTGCACCACGACCAAAGCGGCCAGCCTTATGCCGACGACGCGACGCTGGCCCAGTGCCTGCTGCGCGCCGCGCAGAAGACCGGCATGGGTCTGACGCTGCTGCCCGTGCTGTACCAGACCAGCGGTTTTGGTGCCACGCCACCGTCTGAGGGCCAGCGCCGATTTATCCGCAGCACCGACAACATGCTGCGTTTGCTGGAGCGCTTGAAGCCTCTGTGCGAAGCGCAGGGCGCGCGCCTGGGCCTGGCGCCGCATTCGCTGCGTGCCGTACCGCCCGATGGACTGCGCGATGCGCTCGCGGGCTTGAATACCATCGACGCCACTGCCCCGGTGCACATCCACATCGCTGAGCAGACCGGCGAGGTCGATGCCTGCGTGGCCTGGAGCGGCCAACGTCCGGTGGAATGGTTGCTGAACCATGCCGAGGTCAACGCACGCTGGTGCCTGGTACACGCCACGCACATGAACGAGGCTGAGTACCAGCGCGCCGCACAAAGCGGCGCCGTGGCCGGCATTTGCCCCAGCACGGAGGCCAATTTGGGCGATGGTATTTTTGACATGCCACGCTGGCTCTCAAACGGTGGCGCCTGGGGTGTGGGCTCGGACAGCCACGCCACGGTGAATGCCGCCGAAGAACTGATGCTGCTCGAATACGGCCAGCGCCTGCACCTGCGCCAGCGCAATGTGCTGGCCACTCCCCAGCAGTCGCAGGTCGCCACTGCCATGACTTTGCAGGTTTTGCAGGGTGGTGCGCAAGCCGCAGGCCGCACCATTGCTGGCCTGACCGTGGGCCAGCAGGCGGACTTTGTGGCGCTCGACGCCCAGCACATTGCACTCGCAGGTTTGTCCGCGCCCGAGATGCTATCTGCCCATGTGTTTGCTAGCCACCGCACCTCCGCATTGGACGGCGTCTGGGTTGCGGGCCAGCAGCAGGTACAGGCCGGTCGCCATGCATTGCACGACGAGGCCGCACAGGCGTTTGTGCAGGCGCGTCGGCGTCTGCTGGTTGAATAA
- the hutG gene encoding N-formylglutamate deformylase, translated as MTITTEAPFIFHQGTRPLLISMPHVGTHVPPAIATRLTPEGREVHDTDWHLGRLYDFAKAMGASILMATHSRYVVDLNRPPDGASLYPGQSVTGLCPVDTFNDTPLYADGNGPDEAEIAARREAVWRPYHDQLAAELARIKARHGIAMLWDAHSIRSVVPRFFEGKLPDFNLGTADGASCDLVLAQQLLAIAQASLGYTAVLNGRFKGGHITRHYGQPAHNVHAVQLEMTQCSYMQEHMPFDYLPDVAERVQPTLQALLQTVLAFAERRDH; from the coding sequence ATGACCATCACCACCGAAGCCCCTTTCATCTTTCATCAGGGCACCCGTCCCCTGCTGATTTCCATGCCGCACGTGGGTACGCATGTGCCGCCAGCGATTGCCACGCGCCTGACGCCCGAAGGCCGCGAGGTGCATGACACCGACTGGCATCTGGGCCGCCTCTACGACTTCGCCAAGGCAATGGGCGCTTCCATCCTCATGGCCACGCATTCGCGCTATGTGGTGGACCTGAACCGTCCGCCCGATGGCGCCAGCCTCTACCCGGGCCAGAGCGTCACAGGCCTGTGCCCGGTCGATACTTTCAATGACACGCCGTTGTATGCCGATGGCAATGGGCCTGATGAGGCCGAGATCGCCGCGCGGCGCGAGGCGGTCTGGCGGCCGTACCATGACCAGCTCGCTGCCGAGTTGGCACGTATCAAGGCCCGGCATGGCATCGCGATGCTGTGGGACGCACATTCCATCCGTTCGGTCGTTCCGCGCTTCTTCGAGGGCAAGCTGCCCGATTTCAACCTCGGCACCGCCGATGGCGCGAGTTGCGACCTGGTGCTGGCGCAGCAACTGCTGGCGATTGCCCAGGCCTCGCTGGGCTACACCGCCGTGCTCAATGGCCGCTTCAAGGGCGGTCACATCACCCGCCACTACGGTCAACCCGCACACAACGTCCATGCGGTGCAATTGGAGATGACGCAATGCAGCTATATGCAGGAGCACATGCCGTTCGACTACCTGCCCGACGTAGCCGAGCGTGTGCAGCCTACGCTGCAAGCGCTGCTGCAGACAGTGCTTGCCTTTGCTGAGCGCCGAGACCATTGA